The genome window ATCCCAATATACGGCCCCTCTAAATTAGAGATGTACATATATCAAATGATAAGAACGTGAGATTTGGCATCTTAAGAACATATATCAATTTAAAAGAGAGATTTGGCATCTTAAAGAGAGGTTGATATCTCTTTAACATCTTAGTAAAGTCTCTAATTCACTTCAGCAAATTCAAACAAAAATTTGCATCTTAGCATCCTTAGTAACGTGACTTTATTGAAACAAAATTCAGACAAGATCTCTtagcatcttagcaacgtgagatgttgtaattttaagggagtacggtgcaatctttctcaagaatatcacggattttttcctactccgatcttgctgTCACGTGTTTTTTTTGCAAAAGAcaggtgttagagggattgtcaagagaatcgacccagatatgttaaggctatcccttctttccttttggcatggtccaaatgatacaaatgaaatgagcaaaatatgcaactttcataaatgactctattcataaaaatactagaggtgcctatattcttgattccccatgtgtcttattattctatcatctgttcatgcatctcagaaaatatgtaagttgataaagtttatttcatgatattaatcagaggcataatggtcttatgatgttccgagagattttattgcgtacttctcatgcattgcattcatttatacatgtacattgacccatgatcagatggtattatatacgcatatatatgtacattatatgtatatgggatatgggaaaaggttacggcattatatacgcaccaccacctgatcaactggtatacgttgatgatttgcccacagtggccgagatgatatgatgggatgccctcagaggcttgatgatgttatgaacgcatatacctaagcatggtatggcatttatatgcatatgcatgacattgtaaatattaatgattcacagagttattcagacatacatgtcgagtcttttactccatgtttctctcatgtctattgtttactgattttcattccttacatactcggtacattatttgtactgacgtcccttttccgggggacgctacgtttcatgcccgcaggtcccgatagacaggttgagagtcctccaagtaggctatcagctcagcggaaggtgttggtacgctccatttgctccggagttgcttatgtggtcagtatgattaggacatgtattgattagtatggtggggccctgtcccgacctttatgatatttatgtactcttagaggcttgtagacatatgtcgtgtacgtgaaaggtTGTACGGCCTTGTTGGCCTATATTCAGtataattttggtcttataggtgagtatgtcatatgtataagtttgtattcactcatgctttactccggttcatttacctatgatagaatgatacgaaagatacattatgttggtacttggTTGAATAAGGTATCGAGTGCCCGCCGCGGCCTATCAATTTGGGTCGTGAGAGTAACAAGGATACTTTGGCTCATATCCTGAGCATGTATGAGAGTTTGACTCAGTCGGGTATGATTATGGTTGCATCATCTAGCTCACATACTaagggaggagcccagactcccatcGCACACACACTAGAGCAGCTGGCTTGTGGTTATCATATATCAGGGGTTTCGCCGGTGCATCTAGCCATTGCAGTTCAGCCCAAGATTAGGCCAGCCTTGACTACTGACGAGCAGAAGAGGATTGAGAGATTTTAGAGAATTTATCCTCCCCAGTTCAGTGGAGAGCCTATTAAGGAAACACAAGGTTTCCTTGATCAGTGTCATCGGATTCTACGCACTTTGGGTATAGTGGATTCGAATGGGATTGACTTTACTACCTTCCAAAAAAACATACAGATCTTAGTTGAAGGGGCAAACATATAGATAGTGGCAGACTTATGAGTTGCGCAGACCAGCTGGCGCAGCACCACTCACATGATCTTAGTTCTCAaatctcttcttggagaagtttattccaCACACTCACAAAATTGAGGTGCGTAGTGAGTTTGAGCATCCACACTAAGAGGGCATAatcgtgactcagtatgagatgaggttcatAGAGTTGGCATGAGATGTTGTATTGTGGGTCCCTACTAAGAGGGAGAGGGTCAAAATGTTCATTGAGGGCCTCAACTTGGTATCTTATATGGTATGGCCTGAGAGATCGAGACTGAGAAGAGAGAGGAGCGGGATGCCAAGAGGCTCTGTGGTTCAGGTGGCTTCAGTAGTGCCTCATTTGGAGTCTAGGGGCATCACAATAGAGGTCGTTCTTTCAAGCATGTTCAGTCATCTCATCAGGTTCCTCATGGTTTTTCAGTCATCCATGTTCATACAATGCTTACCCAGTCCAGTCGTCTTTCAGTGCATTGCCAGCACAAAGCTCATATCGTACTCCGCCAAGGTTTTTCGGGCAGGTATTCATGTTCTCAAGGGTAGTAATATAGTAGTGTACCACATCAGATGAGAGGTTTCTTGACTGtggagacttgagtcatctcaagagggattgccccagTTTTCTAAGCAGTGTACCACGTCAGGGCACCCAGTCAATGGCCAGCAGCTACACCACCCGCACAGACATATAAGGGTAGAAGCCAGTCTGTTCGAGGTcttcctagagggggaggtcaatcAGGTGGAGAACAGGCCTGTCGTTATGCATTCTCGGCCAGGCCATAGGCTATTGCTTtagatgttgtgatcacaggtattgtttcagtgtgccacagggatgcctcagtattatttgaccctagttctacttattcttatatgtcatcatattttgcttctTGTCTGGATATTCCACGTGATTCTCTTGAtgttcctatttatgtgtccacgtaGGTGGGGGAtcttattattgtggatcgatCGCTATCTTGTGTGGTCACTATTTGTGGTTATGAGATGAAGGTGGACCTGTTGTTAttggatatggtggattttgaggtgatattgggtatggattggttatctctgtatcatgctattctttattgtcacgctaaaaccgtgatGTTGTCTATGCCACGCATAGCGAGGTTAGAATGGAGAGGTTCTTTAGGTCACATTCCTAGTATAGTTATATATTCTCTAAAGGCTCAAtggatggttaagaaggggtaTTTGGCGTAtctggcttttgtgagagatgttagtgttgatactcctaccatagATTTAGTCCCCGCAGTGAGAaactttctagatgtgtttcttCCAGACCTACCGagcatgccacctgatagggatattgatttcggtatttgacttggtgtcgggcactcaatcCATATTTATTCCACTGTATTGCATGGCTCATgttgagttgaaagagttaaaggagtagTTGCAGGAGTTGTTGGATAAGGGTTCATCCGACTGAGTATTTCTgcttggggtgcactggtgttatttgtgaagaagaaggatagttccatgtggatgtgtattgactaccaacagttgaacaaggttaccatcaagaacaagtatacaCTGCCTTACATTGATGATTTCTTTTATTAGCTTCGGGGTGTcaggggtatcatcagttgaagattagagcTTCGGACTTTCCTAAGACGGCTTTCAGGACTCgctacgggcattatgagttctcaGTGATGTCTTTTGGCTTGACAAATGCTCTAACAcctttcatgcatttgatgaatagtgtgttcaagccttatttggattctttttttattctgttcattgatgatatcttggtacaTTCCCATTGTAGGGTGCATGAGCAGCATTTTAGGATAGTGCTTCAGAgtctgagggagaagaagttgtatgccatattctccaagtgtgagttttggttagattcagtggcattcttaggccaCGTAGTGTGTAGTAATGGGATGAAGGTGAATCCgaagaaaattgaggcagttcagagttagcctACACATTCTACAGCTACACAGGAGTTTCTTAGGTTTACTTGGTTAGCAGTTCAGAGTTAGCCTAGACCTTCTACAGCTACACAGGAGTTTCTTAGGTTTGGCTAGTTACTATCATTACTTTGTGGAGAGGTTCTTGTCTATTGCATCTCTATTGCCCAAGTTAACTCAGAAGGGTGATCCATTCAGATGGtctaatgagtgtgaggagagctttcagaaattcaagactgctttgactacagctccagttttGGTATTGCTCTCAGGATCAGTGTTGTACActatttattgtgatgcttcacgcattggcctTAGTTGtatgttgatgcaggacagtagggtgattgcctatgcgttgcgccaattgaagccccatgagaaaaattatccgaTTCATGATACTTTAGCAGCTATTGTGCACgcgctgaatatttggaggcGTTATTAtatggcatgtcttgtgaggtttatactgatcatggGAGTCTTCAGCATTTGTTTAGgcaaaaggatttgaatttgaggcaccGAAGGTGGTGGaattgttaaaagactatgatatcactatcttgtatcatccaggTAAGTCTAATGTGCCAGCGGATGACTTGAGCAGAAAAGCGGAGAGTATGGgaagtttggcattcattttagTTGTAGAGAGGCCTTTTTCTATGGATATTCAGGCATTGGCTAATAGattggtgagattggatattgTTTAGCCTAGCGAGTCCTTGCTTGTATTGTTTCacagtcgtccttgtttgagcgcattaaggaTCACTTGTATGATGACCCCCGTTTGTTTGTCCTTCAGGACATATTGCAGCgagtggtgctaaggaggtgactattggtgatgatgatgCATTGCAACTTCAGGGTCGGATTTgtttcctaatgttgatggcttgagagagttgattcttgaagaggcacacagctcgtagtattctattcattcaggtgctacaaagatgtatcgtgatttgaagcagcatttttggtggaggaggatgaagaaagacattaaTGGGCATGTTTcacggtgtttaaattgtcaacgggtcaagtatgagcatcaaaacCTGGATGGTTTGCCTCAGAAGATTGATATACCGGATTGGAAGTGGGAGAGCATAACtctggactttgtggtagggttgccacggactttgaggaagtttgataccATATGGGTCATTGTATATCAGTTGACAAAGttatgacttcctacacttcagAGAAGTTAGATCTACATCAGGGAGATTGTTCGCTTGCATGGTGAACCTGTTTCTATCATCTCGGATCACGGCACTCTGATCATTTTGCATTGGACAGTTATTTAGAGTGTGAGTTGGGCAAGTAGGTAGAGTTGAGTAttgcatttcacccttagacggatgggcagtctgagcggactattcagatcttggaggatatattGAGAGCCTGTGTCATTGATTTCGAAGGCtagtgggatcagtttctatgggagttttcctacaacaacaactaccagtctagTATTCAGATGactctgtatgaggccttatatgggaggcgttgtcattctctggttggttggttCAAGCAAGGTGAGGTTAGATTGTTGGTACAGATTTGGTTTGgtatgctttggagaaggtgaatttgattcaggagcgacttcatacaaCGCAGTCCAACTAGAAAAGTTATGTTGATAGGAAGGTTCAAGATGTGGCTCTCATGGAGGATGAGAAGGTTCATCTTAGAGTTTCGCCTATGATaggtgtgatgagattcgggaagaagggcaagttgattcctcggtatattggtccatttgaagttttggagagagtgggtgaggtagcttacaagcttgctttgccacccagcttgtcaggAGTTCATCTACTGTTTCAggtttccatgcttcgaaagtaccaTGAAGATCAGTCACatacatgtgttggatttcagctcggtGCAATTGGATGAGAATTTGGCTTATGGAGAGGagtcagtggccattttggataggcaggttcggaagctgaGATCGAAAGAtattgcatcagtgaaggttcaatggagaggtcaatcgatcgaggaggagacttgggagaccgagcatgatatgcggagctgatatcctcatctttttggctTTCCAGGATTCAAAACCCgctcgaggatgaatgtttgtttacgatggagagaatgtaatgatcaTGCCGATCTTTTTGTATATTTGAGCCTCATTCCCCAATTTGATGCTTCTCGTATGTGTGtttgttgttttgtgacttgcggaATTGGATAGTTTGGCTTCGTGAAGGTTTGAGAGTCATTTGAGgcacttagtctcattttggatGCTTAAGTTGTTatgagttgaccaaagtttgacttctTAGTAGACGGTTTCGGATTaatgatttgatggttccaataggtttgtatggtgattatggacttgggcgtatgtgcggatatggatttggagattcctaGGATGTTTTGGCACTATTgccaaaagttagaaatttaaaagtttggagagttcataggtttgatcatgagttgactttgatgatatcggactTGGTTTgtttttttgggatttggaataggttcatttagtaatatgtaacttgtgtgtgaagtttggttGGAAACCGAAATGTTTAGGCATGGTTCAGACATGTTTGTAGAAGTTAGAAGGCTtggaacttaagagattgatcttgatcatCAATTCTTGGTTTTGGGtaaggtattaggacttgttggtatagttGGATGAGGTTCCAGGAGGTTCGGTTGTGTTTCAGTTTGATTTCAGactatttttggtgttgttgtgctggtgtgtcgcacctgcggtttGACAAGAGCCTGAGGAATCCATCAAAATTAATACCATGTTCAACAATGGAGACTGGGATTTTAGTGGTATCTCATATCCCCTCCCTGAGTCCATAATCAAAATCATTCAAAACACATTCATCCCTCCCTACACTTCTATTGAGGACAGAATCATTTGAAATCTCACCAGTAATGGTTTTTTCACTGCAAAATCAACCTACGCCTTCATTAACTCCAATTGGGAGCCAACCGGAAGAGATGAGGACCATTTTGGAGAGAGGAGGACCATTTTGGTTGGTTATGGAAGCTCAAAGTTCCCAACAAATGAACTTTTTTACATGGCTCTTCTATCACAATAGGCTTCCTATTGGTCAGTCCCTCCACCACATTGGCCTGAACATTAATCTTAACTCTTCTTGTGTGAAGTGGCTGAAGAAGATATCCCACATATCTTCTTTGAATGCCCTAATGATAAACTCTTCTGGTAGAATCTGTCAAATGCTTGTACCAACCAGGCATGCATTCCTTTTTTGTCCTCCTGGATCTACACCTGGAATAAGTTAAAAAAACATGGAGTTCAATAACAAGATCTCATGGAAGAATCTTTTCTCTTTCTGTTTTTGAAATATTCTGCTAACTAAAAACCATAATTTGTTTGATAAGAAGAAGAATCCAATTTCTGCGAACCAAGCCATAAATAAAGCTGTAGAATACTACCATGTGGCAGGACACCATGGGGTAAGTGTTGAATCAATCATTATTCACTTGAAGTGGGAACCACCAGATGCAGGTTTTTTAAATGTAATACATATGGTGCTTCAACAACTAATTCAGGAATAGGAGGGTTAGGAGGAGTCTTTAGAAATAATAGAGGAGACTGGGCTGTGGGTTACATGAAAGGCATTCCTCATACTACCAACACAATTGCAAAACTTCTTACACTAATGCACGGCCTGAAGATTGCCCTTCAACAAAGAATGATTCCTTTAGAAATTATTATTGATTCTATAGAAGTAATAAAGATGATCATAGAGGGCCACCTTCCTTATAACTCTATTGTTTGTGAATGCAGGTCACTGATGGAGCAACTGGAAAATCCAGCAATAAAGCATAGTTACAGAGAGCAGAACCAAGTAGCGAACCTCTTTGGGAAGGAATGAGCTAAAAAGCAATTTTTTGAACGGCTTGAAGTGTGGTAGTTCTTCCGCTGTTTGCAAATGATGCACAGTCTGTCTACATCCTAGGAACTATATTTACTAGGAAAATCAAAGTCTGTAGCAAGTCTTTTGAACAATGACCCCATGTGAAAAGAGAGCAATCTCTCGTACCAGAAAAAGGTCGATTTACTTATCCATTTAAAGAaaagatatttaatttttattgttaaatttattttaagataaaaaaaaatatctaaatatgTAATTACACATGTGCAACCAAACATAACACATACACTTATATTATAATTACATTATGACAAACAAACAAATGTATTACTAAGTATCCTTCCAAACATGCTCTTAAAGTGAAGACCCAAAGTTTCACCATCAGCACACAACTCAGCTAACGCTATGACGATTCACGATCAACATCTGCAACTCCTCAATGACCAAGGTCCATGAGACAAGCATCCAAACGAAGCAAACATACACACCACACCAAGTCAAATGCACCCCAGTTAAGCGGGATTTTACACTCTTGATCATCAACTTTGAACGATCTGTCACATCTTCATGCAGTGCACCAGATACAAAGCATTCAATCATCTCGAACTTAGTCTTTCTAGCCATTACTTCCAATGATTAAAGCCACTCTACGAGAGAGGAGCCATGTCGCTGGTTTGTCATCCAATATTCCCTATATTGTATCAGAAAGATCATTTTGTACCTAGCGCGTTCTGGATCCACTTTCCTCAAAAGCTAAAACTTGAATGCAACAGCCACTACAGATCGTAAGAACCCATATATCATATCAATATCCGTACGACTATGTTCAAGAAATTCTAAaaccccttttttttttttaactgtaAACGTCGGAACATGAATATGTATCTGAGTAGTATTATATTACCTATACTTATGAACACTAAAAATCTAACTCTACCCGTCTCAACATCTGATTGTTTTAATTTATTTCAACTCACAAATTAATAAGATATTAAATTCAACAAAATGATACTTACATAATCTCCGAAATACTAAAGAAAATCATAAGCATAAACTATTTATTTGCTGAGGCACGGTCAATAAGCTAATAGCAAAGGTCAGCAATGATAGTTATGCAGTTGTGGGAGTGTTGTAATGCCGCACGTGGATACGATCAGTGGTTGAGTAGCAATGACAGTTGTTCCATGGAGGTTGGATGGAAGTAGTCATTAGTAATGGAATCATATAAGATGACATTAACATGAATTTTTGAAGTGATCAATGTCTTAATAATTTCAAAACTTTGTACAGCATTTATGAACGGAATATTTATAGTGATCAATTTCTTAGTAATTTCAAAACTCTGTACAACATTTATGAACCGGACCAATTCAGAAAAATGATTATAAAAGAAAAAACATGCACTTAAGCGTGCTGAAATCTGAACAATCTACATTCAAACCCCCATATGCGGAATCAAACGATGCCTTAATAACACCAGTGAATTCTAAACTCTTATAGCATCAACATGGATGCAATGGATTTGGATACATACATCTGCTACTAAATAGTACTTGGCATCCATAGAACCTAGATGATGTGCAACAACTATTATACAACACATCTAAGCAATTTGTAATTTATTTTCATCGGAAGCTAGTTATTATAGTATTAATATATCATTGGCAATCCATGGAGTTTGAATCTTCCTGTGGTCAAAGGACACAGATATCAGGTAATCAATTTTTgagtcaaatttaaaagggaTCAACGAAAGGGAACCTAAATTTAAACATCTCTTTAATTTATAGTCAACTACATCATGTGACCAAGTAGATGGATCTCATATATTTCCTATAATCATACCTGCAATGAACCAGAAACCTATAAGATAAGGCAAGTATTATTTCAACTCCATATCATCGCAAAAACATCTCTACAGCTTTGAAATCATATCCTGGGACCGCCAAATTTTCATTAAGGAAGCAACCAAAATCCTAACTTCATACCATTAGCTGTGTTCCGAGTATTCCCTTTTCTTTAAATATTACCATTATTAAGTAAATCTAACCACTACAATGTTTAATCCTTCGGCATGAGAATAAGTAGCTCGACTCTATCATCTAAAATGCTCCGCGACAATAGTGAACAAGGGTAAAAACTAGATACCGCAGTGGAAACTGGTTGGACAGTGGGGAAGTTACACTTAAAGAAAGAGTAGCTAATGGCTAATTGACATGTTTGTTACTCTTACAGTATCACAGATTAGAATAAACACATCATACCAGTAGCTATAAGCCCTAGCACCAGCAGCCTCTGAAAAGCAACATACTACATAGCAAAAGCTCAAAAATGCCTTGTGACATTTTGAGTGCCGCACAAAGTGGATTTTTTGTGAAGCAAGCATCAATTTTTGTCGCTTCAAATTATGCCATAAATATGCCTGTTTACAGCCAAGTTCGCCGGTGAATTTCCAGCTATACACAATCAATCTATGTTATAACGTTGATGAGACACAACCAATCAAGATTTCCCTTAAAATATCATTTGTTGCTATTGAAAAGACAAATGCTGCACGCAAAGGGGCACTTGTTGAACTCACAACTAATGGGATTATGTTTGTACCTAAAAGAATCTAAACACTTACTAAGCAACGACCAACATTCAAACAATTATGCCTACACTAGTCATAATAGGATAATCACCgaatcataatttttttttattttttattttaaaaagaatctCCAAACCCCACCCTCTGAGGGTGGACACTGAGAAATGTCAGCTTCCACATAGAAGCTCCCACATGCATAGTGCATGAGACAAAAACACTAAGGCACCCTTGAGTGTAGCAGCTAATACCTAAACTCCAAAATAGAGCACAGCTAAAAATACTTCCAAATAATTACTCAACTACAAGAGCAATGTATTAAACAGATGTCTAAGAATGTTAAAGGAGGCTAAAGAAAAGAATATGATCCGGCAGATTACCAATTCAACCAACAAAACACTACATATGCTGATAAACAAGTTTTATACATCAAGCATATCCTTACCACCGAAAAAGTTGCAGGTAAACTGTTCTGCTGAAGAGTCAACCTTTTATCTCTTCTGCCTCGCCCAAAAAGGACAGGTTGAATGGAAAagatctattgtagaaatttcaatcAGAAGAAAATTAACTTCAAAATGTAGCCCCAGAGAGAAAGATAAACTTTTGAAATAATAAGAAACTATTTCCCACATTTGCGACAGCTGATTAACCAGTGAAACACAGAGCAGTGCTTTAACTTGCAAAGAAGAAATAAACAGAGAACCTAGTAGAAAAGAGGCTATGAAAAGAGGAACATAAACTAGGGAGGCTCCAAATAGAGTCACACTAACTAAATTTCATACTATTGCTACTAACTTTTGTTCGAATCACCAAAGGGTAACTTTTTGTGGGCAAACATAATCACGTTGTTATTATTTCTTTAGGACTAAACTACATATGTCACATCACCAGTCTCAGGAAAGGAGAGAGCGAAATAAGCAACCTAGATTGACGATTAAGCTTGCGCAATAGGCAGACCAGCTTAAAAGACCAAGGCAGGAATTACAAGATGGATGGATTAAGAATCATGAAAACCAGGATGTGTCCCCGAGACATGAAAGaacataacaaaataaaaaacTGCTGGGAAGTGCTAAAAGAGATAACACAAAAAAAGCCTctgtaaaataaataaataaataagtgcTATGTGTCACGATCAATAAGAGAAGCTTCTCCCTACCACAACTCACATTTTATGCAATAAGCATTTATTCAAGAACAAGCTTTAACTATCTACTTAAAACTGATTCCCTTCTAACAAAATTTCATTTTCATGTCATCTGAACTTGGTGGATTTTAGTTTAGAGCATACACGTGTCTTTTCATAGTTTTTCTGGTTGGCTACTAAATCAGCATTAGAACATTGTGAGTTGGTGACAAAACTTAGACACCACATTATCCTAATCACCTAAACAAAGAGGATCCAGGACAACATTTACCCACCCTTGAGTCTGAACTCCAACTGCCCCTCGGTCAAAGCTCAAAATTGAAGTATAAACTTAAAAAAAAGATAACTATGGTGGAGTTCAATTCTTAACTTACCGTAATCTTTTATCTAAATAGGTAAACTAGATAACTCAATTTCTAGGAAAATACTAACTCAGAAGAACATCAAAGTCTACAACCATAACATCAGAAAAGAGGAAGAAACTGCATAAAAATCTTCCATACAAGCCCCCTCCCCTCAATCAAGAAAAAGAGCAATCCGATACCGACAGTCTGTTAACCGACGGCCACCAGCTGTAACTTTACACGATATAATACAGTTGTACCAATCTACCAATCTAATGGATGCTACAGTACAGTATTTTAACAGCTTAGACATAGACCTGTCATATTTGGAACAGACACCATACAGCATGCACACAAGACAGTGCTTACTGAACTTCAATGTTAAGACCGGGAAAGCATCTTCAAGCAATGAAAAGAATGTCTTACCAATTAGTACGCCTCAATCCCAAGCTAGCTGGGATCGGCTATTAGGACCGTCATATGATTTCATTCCATTTAAACCCGTTTCATTCCAGTGTTCAATAATTTAGACTCTAGCCAATAGAAGTACATGTCTAAAAACTAAGATGGTAAATTGTATAAACGAGAGTTCCTACTTTTATCTTTCTGCTTTGATGAGTGGAGGTTATATTTTTATCTCTGGTTGCTAAGTGCACAATGCATTCATCGATCACATCTTCTGCCTTTGTGTGTCTGCTTTTTTTTTGTTTGGTTAAGTGTGTGCATCGCTGCTTTATGTAGTCACAGCAACCCAAAGCT of Nicotiana tomentosiformis chromosome 7, ASM39032v3, whole genome shotgun sequence contains these proteins:
- the LOC138896523 gene encoding uncharacterized protein, with protein sequence MVVTKLSIGRLHCNVGANYSVFLPFLGGFYLSFVISGCCPVVGDGFGLEVSVAIFSIQPVLFGRGRRDKRLTLQQNSLPATFSVAYLWHNLKRQKLMLASQKIHFVRHSKCHKAFLSFCYVVCCFSEAAGARAYSYWKIQTPWIANDILIL